In Brachypodium distachyon strain Bd21 chromosome 2, Brachypodium_distachyon_v3.0, whole genome shotgun sequence, one genomic interval encodes:
- the LOC100826342 gene encoding protein AUXIN-REGULATED GENE INVOLVED IN ORGAN SIZE, translating to METRAARRVGAAAHHQKRTRAAPAAEQKQRQARGGRTHQQATSGSGYFTVQLVMVFLWVAASLAFLPLLLPPLPPPPLSLLLLPVCLLAVLAALAFVPLDAHNNVVGSSSCS from the coding sequence ATGGAGACGAGAGCGGCACGGAGAGTTGGCGCAGCAGCTCATCATCAGAAGCGaacgcgggcggcgccggcggcggagcagaaGCAGAGGCAGGCGCGTGGTGGGAGAACGCATCAGCAGGCGACGTCGGGGTCGGGCTACTTCACCGTGCAGCTGGTGATGGTGTTCCTCTGGGTGGCCGCGTCGCTCGCGTTCCTGCCgctcctgctgccgccgctgccgccgccgccgctctcgctactgctgctgccggtCTGCCTGCTGGCCGTCCTGGCCGCGCTCGCCTTCGTCCCGCTCGACGCCCACAACAACGTCGTCGGCTCATCATCTTGCTCGTAG
- the LOC104583359 gene encoding uncharacterized protein LOC104583359 yields MRLRQEGMDKESLQGWVRGISGEDAPFAKLLPGVFALHAGVPDLSSIISSFPPCNEWGLMDDSPTQSLRSPPPAPRGKQAQEESGSESEAGQPHDSSSSDEVGRVAATREVIPVDDEEEEDDDDTPLITRLAREAQDEATVPVVPEEELHLQLEAQCAEHQDALSALKAAQAKAKEEHRKALATAQARLDKKSDLITRYAGQIQGLRAKLEVQTKATESSVTAAARHEIQLNAAKDKVARLETERAAVREELTKASEDNAAKAAELVSQAGLVRKAKKAALDARLHHGTLIECTTIAMAVHPLATSAGGMHHHRASAAPLAFAASSLASL; encoded by the exons ATGCGCCTCCGCCAGGAGGGCATGGACAAGGAGTCGCTCCAGgggtgggtgagggggatctctgGCGAGGATGCTCCCTTTGCGAAGTTGCTGCCGGGGGTCTTcgccctccacgccggcgtccctGACTTGAGCAGCATCATCAGCTCcttcccaccctgcaacgagtgggggctgatggacgattCCCCCACTCAGTCCCTGCGCTCCCCTCCGCctgcacctcgcgggaagcaggcGCAGGAGGAGAGCGGGAGCGAGTCGGAGGCCGGCCAGCCCCACGactcgtcctcctccgacgaGGTGGGCCGGGTTGCCGCCACCCGGGAGGTCATCCCCGtggatgatgaggaggaggaggacgacgacgacacgCCCCTGATA ACTCGCCTCGCCCGGGAAGCCCAAGACGAGGCCACGGTCccggtcgtccccgaggaggagctccaccTGCAGTTGGAGGCTCAgtgcgccgagcaccaggacgcCCTGAGCGCGCTGAAGGCGGCGCAGGCGAAGGCCAAGGAGGAGCACAGAAAGGCGCTCGCCACGGCCCAAGCCCGCCTCGAcaagaagagcgacctgatcacCCGCTACGCCGGCCAGATCCAGGGCCTGCGCgccaagctggaggtgcagaccAAGGCCACCGAAAGCTCGGTGACCGCGGCAGCCCGGCACGAGATCCAGCTCAACGCTGCCAAGGACAAGGTGGcccggctcgagaccgagcgGGCCgctgtccgggaggagcttaCCAAGGCCAGTGAGGACAATgcggccaaggccgcggagctcgTGTCGCAGGCGGGCCTCGttcgcaaggccaagaaggccgcgctcGACGCCCGGCTtcaccacggcacgctgatt gaatgcaccaccatcgcgatggcagtgcacccgctGGCGACGAGCGCGGgaggaatgcaccaccatcgcgcctctgcggcaccgcTCGCCTTCGCagcctcttccttggcttcgctctga